One window from the genome of Podospora pseudocomata strain CBS 415.72m chromosome 6, whole genome shotgun sequence encodes:
- the KCS1 gene encoding inositol polyphosphate kinase kcs1 (COG:I; COG:K; COG:T; EggNog:ENOG503NU2Z; BUSCO:EOG09260PJ9): MSNSPCPPENAAPAALVSPERATGTCSSSSSSSPPAPPPPPPPPPAIPPAPPLPPALSSAPHPGPDSINTDAPPPPPAPGPPPATQEEATSSTVPPPPATPAPQHGTTHADQIKYARGPAVLQRPQGPSLLTQALATARGIPRHSSSSHIDSSTAASQSVVDSSHHPPSNRDVKPRDPRHGPPHHGEGDVLAQRVSPRKPTMPSLTSVATTVAPPAFGRLDIDLGEVNSMLNGHREFLAKTKDREGDFKNRLGNRANTFAADTPSGHALFTDSPTAMYDGHADENTAIEERPVLRTWKTEHRVSLGPEKAWSIGTGEIDSDGDSGQVEKSITQALAGHEPNARSRKASHSLRFFKEGLPEEKVKRKETRPSTHREKTGDIAHEGEGLLKEGDVNKTKTRDLDDKTPTAKGPPRAKTTPAGLRTPDAVETIEEAPEDYFVSKHMETSLHASPVKPAKSPCKLTAHDQQHVEPTEPCSGGLELRRESDASTGGGDSAVDEGDESGEEKISSAVFVPHQAPPEQPTEHAPVPGAPPRSVPARTQSRHDDFHPWLVKADEPEFDEHGEPIDRKLKSEPTQSSSVAPELDITQPAGPAAAVESRDVSAKPSRPVSQYHEEAVHDHQFEPTQPLEAIELIPYKHQVGGHTTLWRFSKRAVCKQLNNRENEFYEKIEHYHRDLLAFLPRYIGVLNVTFQKQSRRKSTMKRDDHAVDRHHPDGDSKANGTSRTSHEADPPTDRPRMISQSLQNNQGQIPTVTFVDNQHILPRSLLQPSLPSPPSLGGRFRSSSASTLPHSETAPQDVPVTPTKTALTRPSLSDRHANSWGATTVNKRLRNEVFNDAFLKQPIAIHRHRKGHQRPMPRRTLQQSLRPTGSDPSLAESHEKRAQAAREAAERTLSASSLAQTQSDLGHIDTFCDAEGEEDEGAPKDVTGTSAPEPEIFGGSSPAALKKKRRYSGTGLRRKPDDVRDDRGNLKYFEEADEVVYKGTRDEIVPNPKTPVKANAPTPPAEQPVEATINGGGEVQHPNAFVSAITSAATSALPSPTSEFKKIPRPINPKEAQTQSDSRVEYFLLLEDLTAGMKRPCIMDLKMGTRQYGVDANPKKQQSQKGKCAKTTSRELGVRVCGLQVWDVQTQSYVFRDKYYGRTLKKGGEFQGALTRFLYDGVDPASILRHIPTVLRKLDELEVIVGRLKGYRFYAASLLMFYDGDTSADASNGYETAAIDDSTTDFATDTEEAPRRQKKSKRDIDFKIADFANCITPYDPMEDKACPPRHPGEPDRGFMRGLHSLRMYFLKIQRDTRAQMGLVSSGNGEAMGYPEDYDDEGSVSE; encoded by the exons ATGTCCAACTCGCCCTGTCCACCCGAAAATGCCGCACCCGCTGCTCTGGTGAGCCCCGAAAGGGCTACCGGTacctgttcttcttcctcttcttcatcaccaccagctcctcctccccctcctcccccaccgcccgccatccctcctgctccccctctccctcccgccTTGTCGTCTGCACCTCACCCCGGCCCCGACTCTATTAATACCGAcgcaccccctcctccacctgcacccggtcctcctcccgcaacacaagaagaagcaacatcctcgacggtaccaccaccaccagcgacaCCAGCACCGCAGCACGGCACCACCCATGCAGATCAGATTAAATATGCCCGGGGTCCTGCCGTTCTACAGAGACCACAGGGCCCCTCCCTGCTGACCCAAGCCCTCGCGACAGCCCGTGGCATCCCTCGACATTCCTCATCTTCCCATATAGattcctccaccgccgccagccagTCCGTTGTCGACTCCTcacaccatcctccctcGAACCGTGACGTCAAACCTCGAGATCCCCGTCATGGCCCGCCGCATCACGGAGAAGGTGATGTTCTAGCGCAGCGAGTCTCTCCCCGAAAGCCGACCATGCCTTCATTGACCTCTGTGGCCACCACGGTGGCGCCACCTGCTTTTGGCAGGCTGGACATTGATCTCGGCGAGGTCAACTCAATGCTCAACGGCCACCGCGAGTTTCTGGCCAAGACCAAAGATCGAGAGGGGGACTTCAAGAATCGCCTTGGCAATCGGGCCAACACCTTTGCTGCCGATACACCCAGCGGCCATGCCCTCTTCACCGACTCACCTACCGCCATGTACGATGGACATGCCGACGAGAACACTGCAATCGAAGAGCGGCCCGTCCTCAGGACTTGGAAGACGGAGCACAGGGTGTCTTTGGGGCCCGAGAAGGCCTGGTCTATCGGAACGGGAGAGATTGACAGTGACGGGGACAGCGGTCAGGTTGAGAAGTCTATTACTCAGGCCTTGGCCGGACACGAGCCGAATGCGCGCAGTCGGAAAGCCAGTCACAGCCTGCGATTCTTCAAAGAAGGTCTCCCGGAAGAGAAAGTGAAACGGAAAGAGACCCGGCCTTCCACCCATCGAGAGAAGACAGGGGATATCGCCCACGAAGGTGAAGGACTACTCAAAGAAGGCGATGTCAACAAAACCAAGACTCGTGATCTTGATGACAAGACTCCCACGGCCAAAGGGCCACCGCGGGCCAAGACGACCCCGGCCGGACTGCGCACGCCTGACGCAGTTGAGACAATCGAAGAAGCCCCGGAAGATTATTTTGTTTCCAAGCACATGGAAACCTCACTTCATGCCAGCCCTGTGAAGCCAGCAAAGTCGCCTTGCAAGCTTACTGCCCATGACCAACAACATGTGGAGCCGACTGAGCCATGCTCTGGCGGGTTGGAACTGCGACGGGAGTCGGATGCCAGTACCGGAGGCGGGGATAGTGCGGTTGATGAGGGCGACGAGTCGGGAGAGGAAAAGATCTCGTCGGCAGTGTTCGTCCCGCATCAAGCGCCCCCTGAACAGCCAACAGAGCACGCCCCAGTGCCTGGTGCGCCCCCTAGGAGTGTGCCGGCACGAACTCAGTCTCGACATGACGATTTTCATCCGTGGCTTGTCAAAGCTGACGAGCCAGAGTTTGACGAACACGGGGAGCCAATAGACAGAAAACTCAAGTCTGAACCTACCCAAAGCTCTAGTGTAGCACCTGAACTAGACATCACTCAACCTGCCGGCCCGGCGGCTGCTGTTGAAAGCAGAGATGTATCTGCCAAGCCGTCCCGTCCAGTCTCCCAGTATCATGAAGAAGCCGTCCATGACCATCAGTTCGAGCCCACGCAGCCACTAGAGGCCATTGAGCTGATTCCATACAAGCATCAAGTTGGCGGCCATACCACTCTGTGGAGGTTCTCCAAGCGAGCTGTCTGTAAGCAGCTGAACAACAGAGAAAATGAGTTTTACGAAAAGATTGAGCACTACCATCGCGATCTTCTTGCCTTCCTGCCGAG ATATATTGGGGTGTTGAATGTCACATTTCAGAAACAGTCTCGTCGCAAGTCAACCATGAAAAGAGATGATCATGCAGTGGACCGTCATCACCCAGATGGCGACTCGAAGGCGAACGGGACAAGCCGGACTTCTCACGAAGCTGACCCCCCCACTGATCGCCCCAGAATGATCAGCCAATCACTGCAGAACAACCAAGGCCAGATTCCTACAGTTACGTTTGTTGACAATCAGCATATTCTGCCTCGAAGTCTCCTCCAGCCCTCGTTGCCGAGTCCGCCAAGCCTGGGCGGAAGATTTAGGAGTTCGTCGGCATCAACACTTCCGCACAGCGAGACAGCGCCGCAAGATGTACCCGTGACACCCACCAAGACTGCGCTGACGCGCCCCAGTCTTTCCGACCGGCATGCCAACAGCTGGGGCGCCACCACGGTGAACAAGAGACTCCGGAATGAGGTCTTCAATGATGCCTTCCTCAAGCAGCCGATTGCGATTCATCGGCACCGCAAGGGACACCAGCGTCCAATGCCGAGGCGTACCCTTCAGCAGTCACTTCGCCCGACCGGATCAGATCCGAGTCTGGCAGAGTCTCACGAGAAGAGGGCCCAGGCAGCCAGAGAGGCTGCCGAGCGTACACTGAGTGCAAGCTCCTTGGCGCAGACACAGAGTGATCTCGGTCACATTGACACATTCTGCGAcgcagagggcgaggaggacgagggtgcACCCAAGGATGTCACGGGAACTAGTGCTCCAGAGCCTGAAATCTTTGGAGGATCGTCGCCTGCAGCTCTTAAGAAGAAGCGCCGGTACTCTGGGACGGGCCTGCGTCGAAAGCCGGACGATGTCCGCGACGACCGTGGCAACCTGAAGTATTTCGAAGAGGCGGACGAGGTTGTCTACAAGGGTACCCGTGACGAGATTgtgcccaaccccaagactCCCGTGAAAGCGAAtgctcccacccccccagcagAACAACCAGTTGAGGCGACCATCAATGGGGGTGGCGAAGTTCAGCATCCCAATGCCTTTGTCTCGGCCATCACCTCGGCTGCCACTTCAGCGCTCCCCAGTCCAACATCCGAGTTCAAGAAGATTCCCCGGCCTATCAACCCCAAGGAGGCTCAAACGCAGAGCGACTCCCGCGTCGAGTACTTTTTGCTCCTGGAGGACTTGACGGCAGGCATGAAGAGGCCTTGCATCATGGATCTGAAGATGGGCACCCGGCAGTATGGCGTGGATGCGAACCCCAAGAAGCAGCAATCGCAGAAAGGCAAGTGTGCCAAGACCACATCTCGCGAACTGGGCGTCAGGGTCTGCGGGCTTCAGGTGTGGGACGTTCAGACGCAGAGCTATGTTTTTAGGGACAAGTACTACGGTCGGACTCTGAAGAAGGGAGGAGAGTTCCAGGGTGCACTGACACGGTTTTTGTATGACGGTGTTGACCCGGCCAGTATTCTTCGACATATTCCCACTGTTCTCCGGAAgctggatgagctggaggtgATCGTGGGCAGGTTGAAGGGGTACCGGTTCTACGCGGCGAGTCTGCTCATGTTTTACGACGGTGACACTTCGGCGGACGCCAGCAACGGCTACGAAACCGCAGCCATCGACGACTCAACAACTGATTTCGCGACGGACACGGAGGAGGCCCCGAGGagacagaagaagagcaagcgGGATATCGACTTCAAGATTGCCGACTTTGCCAACTGCATCACGCCGTATGATCCGATGGAGGACAAGGCCTGCCCACCGAGGCACCCCGGAGAGCCAGACAGAGGGTTCATGCGGGGTTTGCACAGCTTGAGGATGTACTTCCTCAAGATTCAGCGAGACACGAGGGCCcagatggggttggtgtcgtcAGGAAATGGGGAAGCGATGGGATATCCGGAGGATTACGATGATGAGGGGTCCGTTAGTGAGTGA
- a CDS encoding hypothetical protein (EggNog:ENOG503NZ8U) gives MPRQLVLFGRPVPRLGSRHVSLIFVCLGLFALLSLLFSFPSDQVAATVPTDSKPKAGGHKFGIPKSLKSPWLKKLNPFKPPSHKPERQKNDTDGESSWYSDWRWLTMPFSSSITLDEDRAVLPVLGKRTPIYCYYDTSLEKGKGDREVESELLLAWRRAWWAKGFQPTILSPAEAMNNPLYEELQKVEGMTEGLRTDLMRWLAWDNMGGGLLASYLLFPMGGHDDALLGYLRRGEFPTLTRWEGLDDGLFVGPKGEVEKAIRLAMGSPHVGVVKGLLGTVQEKSDDPFSVDTNPKALAFYSARNIETKYSKIGEEITAARVAGMKKLNRLINAHLHLAWQNTYFKGISVVKPLPHHTTHLIKPAYKLARRLSHCPESPLPSTCPPNMKKCTPCDDTKPLGVTTPAHYVNDSGIFTIGTVPHPLTMLTLSSLNSDLTIPFIRRHTDRDPWIYDLTNGISPKGIPASARVLKFKEIVASEPTSASSLWLQAENTAALSDSDLDWIFGFEIASEASYPNEEWGDNNGLPPMHDAKFGAVPEERELEMERTLLEKVKKVVLEKKERLSGEGKVIKEAVEAWNLADGEAWRFVRAWVGRGQVERRRWEGEERRFVGGMGSEKRRDG, from the coding sequence ATGCCTCGACAACTTGTCTTGTTTGGGCGGCCGGTGCCCAGGTTGGGATCGAGACATGTATCGCTGATATTTGTCTGCCTGGGGCTGTTTGCGCTGCTCAGCCTGCTCTTCAGCTTCCCCAGCGACCAGGTGGCGGCAACCGTACCGACGGACTCGAAACCGAAGGCGGGGGGGCACAAATTCGGGATACCCAAATCGTTGAAAAGCccgtggttgaagaagctgaacCCGTTTAAGCCGCCGTCGCACAAGCCGGAGAGGCAAAAGAATGACACCGATGGGGAGTCGTCGTGGTATTCGGATTGGAGGTGGCTTACCATGCCGTTCAGCAGCTCGATTACCCTTGACGAGGACAGGGCTGTGCTGCCGGTGCTGGGGAAGAGAACCCCGATTTATTGCTACTATGACACGAGcctggagaaggggaaaggggatagggaggtggagagcgAGTTGCTTCTTgcgtggaggagggcttggtgGGCGAAGGGGTTTCAGCCTACTATTTTGAGCCCGGCGGAGGCGATGAATAACCCTCTGTATGAGGAGTTGcagaaggtggaggggatgacggaggggttgaggacggatttgatgaggtggttggCGTGGGATAATATGGGGGGGGGCCTGCTGGCGAGTTATCTGTTGTTTCCCATGGGGGGGCATGATGATGCTCTGCTTGGGtatttgaggaggggggagtttCCGACGCTgacgaggtgggaggggttggatgatgggttgtttgttgggccgaagggggaggtggagaaggcgaTTAGGCTTGCGATGGGGAGTCCGcatgttggggtggtgaaggggctGTTGGGGACGGTTCAGGAGAAGAGTGATGATCCGTTTAGTGTTGATACTAACCCGAAGGCGTTGGCGTTTTATTCGGCGAGGAATATCGAGACAAAGTACTCCAAGATTGGGGAGGAAATTACTGCTGCGAGGGTCGCCGGGATGAAGAAGCTCAACCGGCTTATCAACGCCCACCTTCACCTCGCGTGGCAGAATACGTATTTCAAAGGCATCTCGGTCGTCAAACCGCTACCTCACCACACGACCCATCTGATCAAACCGGCGTACAAACTCGCCCGGCGGCTCTCTCATTGTCCCGAGTCGCCGTTGCCGAGCACATGCCCCCCGAACATGAAGAAATGCACACCGTGCGACGACACCAAGCCCCTCGGCGTCACCACCCCGGCTCACTACGTCAATGACAGTGGCATCTTCACCATTGGCACCGTCCCCCACCCGCTGACGATGCTCACTCTCTCCTCGCTCAACTCGGACCTGACAATCCCTTTTATCAGGCGGCACACGGATCGCGACCCCTGGATTTATGACCTCACGAATGGCATTTCTCCCAAGGGCATCCCGGCCTCTGCGCGCGTGCTCAAATTCAAGGAGATTGTCGCCTCGGAACCGACGTCTGCTTCTTCGCTTTGGTTACAGGCGGAAAACACGGCCGCGTTGAGTGATAGTGACCTGGACTGGATTTTTGGGTTTGAAATTGCCAGTGAGGCTTCGTATCCTAATGAGGAATGGGGGGATAACAATGGGCTGCCGCCGATGCATGACGCGAAATTCGGGGCGGtgccggaggagagggagttggagatggaaCGGACGCTGctggagaaggtgaagaaggtggtgttggagaagaaggagaggttgagcggggaggggaaggtgatCAAGGAGGCAGTGGAGGCGTGGAATCTGGCGGACGGGGAGGCGTGGAGGTTTGTGAGGGCTTGGGTTGGACGGGggcaggtggagaggaggaggtgggagggggaggagaggaggtttgttggggggatggggagtgagaagaggagggatgggTGA
- a CDS encoding hypothetical protein (COG:S; EggNog:ENOG503NTZN) codes for MDHTMATTEDSTESPADILPPSEEASPSATSTLSPSATRPPLPDRQVNAANIEDAYVDFILHCNPCVPPGTDTTALREAFRALPKSGGKSFSASLLFDLIKQFDTKQLKTWAELAIKLGVDPPGEGESGQKIQQYAARLKRWMKSMHVDAFFEYLMERGSPYWTEIPDENVPIAELDREGVLAEDDMALRALLPHIKPKRGRRRPGEDDLGKSPSQRPSPRVDEGENGGAWTAEPFTGARRESVFVFPPPPDPTRLNPSGATFAHDLVQTPLTATPLTAYPHSAITPSSKASFWADEPQSAITPSSRRNAHRRHGAKVVSSAWRRGGANGTGKVRGRPPNSRPVNMEGPFSAFPATPGGFKSASPNPEEGGSASNGNSGVLLPRTSIKNWGVPTASPLTTTSPVVAMPSPIQASPVHPSPVESVHSRPAKRSRLSLQVPERVGGEVRLATPPPPPPVVMVNGQTTTEPSSQAQQQQIQQQQQQQPQLLPQAVHVASYPTTANNQQPIAAPNPTQYDPADRTNMTEVEGLFMTDLMNAEWFDANGNKIPACSGDEAWAFTQAVLDRLRTTASSHLDFLINLSALAGGGYLMPRKSLKVVKLAELEDRTRYKTHWQLRYGSVVGDFSMEEEVMHAAWKRKKEDGTGGGGGAVDWEQKYRDLMVAFRRKEEESVGFRKRMLDLAREME; via the coding sequence ATGGATCATACAATGGCAACGACCGAAGACTCAACCGAGTCCCCCGCAGACATCCTGCCCCCTTCAGAAGAGGCATCACCATCGGCAACTTCAACTCTGTCTCCCTCAGCAACACGCCCTCCATTGCCAGATAGACAGGTCAACGCAGCTAATATCGAGGATGCTTATGTCGATTTTATTCTTCACTGCAACCCCTGTGTGCCACCTGGGACAGACACGACCGCTCTCCGGGAAGCGTTTCGCGCCCTCCCCAAAAGCGGCGGCAAGAGCTTCAGCGCATCTCTTTTGTTTGATCTCATCAAACAGTTCGACACCAAACAGCTCAAGACATGGGCCGAGTTGGCTATCAAGCTGGGGGTTGACCCGCCGGGTGAGGGCGAGAGCGGCCAGAAGATTCAGCAGTACGCCGCCAGACTAAAACGATGGATGAAGTCGATGCATGTGGATGCCTTCTTTGAGTATCTCATGGAGAGAGGGTCGCCCTACTGGACCGAGATACCGGACGAGAATGTCCCGATTGCAGAGCTGGACAGGGAAGGGGTCTTGGCCGAGGACGACATGGCGTTACGGGCCTTGTTGCCACACATCAAGCCCAAGAGGGGCCGGAGGAGACCTGGAGAGGATGATCTGGGAAAGTCACCCTCACAACGACCATCACCTCGGGTGGATGAAGGCGAGAATGGCGGTGCCTGGACGGCGGAGCCTTTTACCGGCGCGCGAAGAGAAAGCGTCTTTGTGTTTCCCCCTCCGCCAGACCCAACGAGGCTCAACCCATCCGGCGCCACGTTTGCCCACGATCTTGTCCAAACACCGTTGACAGCGACACCATTGACGGCGTACCCTCACTCTGCCATCACACCGTCGTCCAAAGCTTCGTTTTGGGCAGACGAGCCACAATCTGCCATCACACCTTCTTCGAGAAGAAATGCTCACAGACGCCATGGAGCCAAAGTTGTCTCATCagcgtggaggaggggcggggCTAACGGCACCGGGAAAGTCAGGGGTCGTCCTCCAAACAGTCGTCCTGTGAATATGGAGGGGCCGTTTTCTGCCTTTCCAGCTACCCCGGGCGGCTTCAAGTCAGCCTCTCCCAATCCGGAAGAAGGCGGCAGCGCATCAAATGGAAATAGCGGTGTGCTGCTCCCGCGAACGTCAATCAAAAACTGGGGTGTGCCAACTGCGTCTCCTCTCACAACAACATCGCCAGTGGTGGCGATGCCGAGTCCGATTCAGGCATCACCAGTCCACCCGTCACCGGTAGAGTCGGTGCACTCGAGGCCGGCAAAAAGAAGCAGGCTGTCACTGCAGGTTCCAGAGAGGGTAGGTGGTGAGGTGCGGCttgccacaccaccaccaccaccaccagtagTCATGGTTAATGGGCAGACTACTACCGAGCCTTCATCACAagcacaacagcagcaaatacaacaacaacaacaacaacaaccgcagTTGCTACCACAAGCCGTTCATGTGGCGAGTTACCCGACAActgccaacaaccaacagccGATAGCAGCACCCAATCCCACCCAGTATGACCCCGCGGACAGAACAAACATGACTGAAGTCGAAGGCCTCTTCATGACGGACCTGATGAACGCGGAGTGGTTCGACGCCAACGGCAACAAAATCCCCGCCTGCTCCGGGGATGAGGCCTGGGCTTTTACCCAGGCTGTCCTCGACCGGCTTCGGACCACGGCGTCGAGTCATTTGGACTTTTTGATCAATCTCAGTGCGTTGGCTGGGGGGGGGTAtttgatgccgaggaagagcTTAAAGGTGGTAAAGTTGGCGGAACTGGAGGATCGGACGAGGTACAAGACTCATTGGCAGCTTAGGTATGGGAGCGTGGTGGGGGATTTCAgtatggaggaggaggtcatgCATGCGGCttggaaaaggaagaaggaggatgggacaggagggggagggggggcggtggaTTGGGAGCAAAAGTACAGGGATTTGATGGTGGCGTTtaggaggaaggaggaggagagcgtgGGGTtcaggaagaggatgttgGATTTGGCTAGGGAGATGGAATGA
- a CDS encoding hypothetical protein (EggNog:ENOG503NVDM; COG:C), producing MSAQSKPVLPQNDNVAHALAGAGGGILSMALTYPLITLSTRAQVESKRPGSETAFLAAVQKIVAREGVSGLYSGLSSALFGISVTNFVYYYWYEWTRAFFEAAAEKSGRASKKLTTVESMIAGAIAGSATVILTNPIWVVNTRMTTRKAATTEDGEKKDDLEAQKARNKKPSTIGTLLALLKKEGPQALFSGVVPALVLVINPILQYTLFEQMKNAVEKKRRITPGVAFVLGALGKLFATTVTYPYITVKSQMHVEGGKKEGVTEALKRVVREEGYAGLYKGIGPKVSQSVITAACLFALKDVLYEYSVRLRGSMARKALA from the exons atgtccGCCCAATCCAAGcccgtcctcccccaaaacgaCAATGTCGCCCATGccctcgccggcgccggaggTGGCATCCTCTCCATGGCCCTGAC TTACCCCCTAATAACTCTCTCCACCCGCGCCCAAGTCGAATCCAAGCGCCCCGGCTCCGAaaccgccttcctcgccgccgtccAAAAAATCGTCGCCCGCGAAGGCGTCTCGGGCCTCTACTCgggcctctcctccgccctcttcGGCATCTCCGTCACAAACTTTGTCTACTACTACTGGTACGAATGGACCCGCGCCTTCTTcgaagccgccgccgaaaAGTCGGGTCGCgcctccaagaagctcaccACCGTCGAGTCCATGATCGCCGGCGCCATCGCCGGCTCCGCCACCGTTATTCTGACGAACCCCATCTGGGTCGTTAACACGCGCATGACCACCCGCAAGGCTGCCACCACCGAagatggggaaaagaaagatgACCTCGAGGCGCAAAAGGCGCGGAACAAGAAGCCGAGCACCATCGGGACGTTGTTggcgttgttgaagaaggaggggccgCAGGCGTTGTTTAGCGGGGTGGTGCCTgctttggtgttggttaTCAACCCCATTTTGCAGTACACGCTGTTTGAGCAGATGAAGAAtgcggtggagaagaagaggaggattaCTCCCGGGGTTGCGTTTGTGCTGGGCGCGTTGGGCAAGTTGTTTGCTACTACGGTTACGTACCCTTACATCACCGTCAAGAGCCAGATGCACGTCGAGGGGGGCAAGAAGGAGGGTGTTACTGAGGcgttgaagagggtggtgagggaggaggggtatgCTGGGCTTTACAAGG GCATCGGTCCCAAGGTGAGCCAGAGCGTCATCACTGCTGCCTGCTTGTTCGCGCTCAAGGATGTGCTCTACGAGTACTCCGTTCGCCTCAGAGGCTCCATGGCGAGAAAGGCTCTTGCCTAA